In one Pseudomonas tensinigenes genomic region, the following are encoded:
- a CDS encoding TonB family protein, producing the protein MITTRHKLTRYSGSLAVVLGVHALAIALALNWTARPPIELPPQAMMVELAPVPAPPPPAPPKVVTPPQPPAPVEELPIPKLAEAPKAEIAVQKPKPKPKPKPPKPVEKKLPDPPKEKPSEEKPADTQPTQAPTEKSAQPAPGPSPAQMAAKASWQGTLLAHLAKYKKYPASAQARGKEGLNRLRFVVDAEGNVLSFELVGRSGNADLDRATLEMIRRAQPLPKPPADMLNNGSIEIVAPFVYSLERRR; encoded by the coding sequence ATGATCACGACGCGCCATAAGCTGACGCGTTACAGCGGTAGCCTGGCCGTGGTGCTGGGCGTTCACGCGCTGGCCATCGCGCTGGCGCTGAACTGGACCGCCCGCCCGCCCATCGAATTGCCGCCGCAGGCAATGATGGTCGAGCTGGCCCCGGTTCCGGCCCCGCCACCGCCTGCTCCGCCGAAAGTCGTCACACCGCCGCAGCCACCGGCTCCGGTCGAAGAGTTGCCGATTCCGAAGCTGGCCGAAGCACCGAAAGCTGAAATCGCGGTGCAGAAACCCAAGCCGAAGCCAAAGCCTAAACCGCCGAAGCCGGTTGAGAAGAAGCTGCCCGATCCACCGAAGGAAAAACCTTCCGAGGAGAAACCGGCTGACACTCAACCGACTCAGGCCCCGACGGAGAAATCCGCCCAGCCTGCACCGGGTCCGTCGCCGGCTCAGATGGCTGCCAAGGCCAGTTGGCAAGGCACCCTGCTCGCGCATTTGGCCAAGTACAAAAAGTACCCGGCCAGTGCTCAGGCACGGGGCAAGGAAGGCTTGAACCGTCTGCGTTTCGTGGTGGATGCCGAAGGCAATGTGTTGTCGTTCGAACTGGTCGGCCGCTCCGGCAACGCCGATCTGGACCGGGCCACCCTGGAAATGATCCGCCGCGCGCAGCCGCTGCCCAAGCCACCGGCCGACATGTTGAACAATGGCTCGATTGAAATTGTTGCGCCGTTTGTTTACTCGCTCGAACGCCGCCGCTAA
- a CDS encoding hydrogen peroxide-inducible genes activator codes for MTLTELRYIVTLAQEQHFGHAAERCHVSQPTLSVGVKKLEDELGVLIFERSKSAVRLTPVGEGIVAQAQKVLEQAQGIRELAQAGKNQLTAPLKVGAIYTVGPYLFPHLIPQLHRVAPQMPLYIEENFTHVLRDKLRNGELDAIIIALPFNEADVLTLPLYDEPFYVLMPAQHPWTQKETIDAGLLNDKSLLLLGEGHCFRDQVLEACPTLTKGNDGAKHTTVESSSLETIRHMVASGLGISILPLSAVDSHHYAPGVIEVRPLSPPVPFRTVAIAWRASFPRPKAIEILADSIRLCSVAKPAAPVTAG; via the coding sequence ATGACCCTCACAGAATTACGCTACATCGTTACCCTCGCCCAAGAGCAGCATTTCGGCCACGCCGCCGAACGTTGCCACGTCAGCCAGCCGACCCTGTCGGTGGGCGTGAAAAAGCTTGAAGACGAACTCGGTGTGCTGATTTTCGAGCGCAGCAAAAGTGCCGTGCGCCTGACCCCGGTCGGCGAAGGCATCGTCGCCCAGGCGCAGAAAGTCCTCGAGCAAGCGCAAGGCATTCGCGAACTGGCCCAGGCCGGCAAGAACCAGCTGACCGCACCGCTGAAAGTCGGCGCGATCTACACCGTCGGCCCGTACCTGTTCCCGCACCTGATTCCGCAACTGCACCGGGTCGCCCCGCAGATGCCGTTGTACATCGAAGAAAACTTCACCCACGTGCTGCGCGACAAACTGCGCAACGGCGAGCTCGACGCGATCATCATCGCCCTGCCGTTCAACGAAGCCGACGTGCTGACCCTGCCGCTGTACGACGAGCCGTTCTACGTCCTGATGCCGGCCCAGCACCCGTGGACGCAAAAAGAAACCATCGACGCCGGCCTGCTCAACGACAAGAGCCTGCTGCTGCTCGGCGAAGGCCACTGCTTCCGCGACCAAGTGCTGGAAGCCTGCCCGACCCTGACCAAGGGCAACGACGGCGCCAAACACACCACGGTCGAATCCAGCTCGCTGGAAACCATTCGCCACATGGTCGCCTCCGGCCTGGGCATCTCGATCCTGCCGTTGTCGGCCGTCGACAGCCATCACTACGCTCCGGGCGTGATCGAAGTGCGCCCACTGTCGCCGCCGGTGCCGTTCCGCACCGTGGCCATTGCCTGGCGCGCGAGCTTCCCACGGCCGAAAGCCATCGAGATTCTCGCCGACTCCATTCGCCTGTGTTCGGTGGCCAAGCCAGCGGCACCGGTTACGGCCGGTTAA
- a CDS encoding DUF6124 family protein, with product MIKPTPNPPENPDISPYESLESKKFHEAAERALDHHFKPAVEPHPKRENGLFKLSPGTDAEALMANASEDLLSISVIACDLADDLHGSRRSVALALSRMADGVRLMVEGTLDQIEVRSVAAKP from the coding sequence ATGATCAAACCAACACCCAATCCCCCAGAAAACCCGGATATTTCGCCCTACGAATCTCTGGAATCAAAGAAATTCCACGAAGCCGCCGAGCGCGCCCTCGACCACCATTTCAAACCAGCCGTCGAACCACACCCCAAACGTGAGAACGGCCTCTTCAAACTCTCCCCCGGCACCGACGCCGAAGCCCTCATGGCCAACGCCTCCGAAGATCTCCTGTCCATCAGCGTCATCGCCTGCGACCTCGCCGACGACCTCCACGGCTCCCGCCGCTCGGTGGCGCTGGCCCTGAGCAGAATGGCGGACGGCGTGAGATTGATGGTCGAAGGGACGCTCGATCAGATTGAAGTGCGAAGCGTGGCGGCCAAGCCGTAG
- the exbD gene encoding TonB system transport protein ExbD codes for MGLHLKEGADDDLAENHEINVTPFIDVMLVLLIIFMVAAPLATVDIKVDLPASTAKPAPRPEKPVFLSVKADQRLYIGDEEVKAETLGAVLDAKTQGKKDTTIFFQADKGVDYGDLMSVMDKLRGAGYLKVGLVGLETAAKK; via the coding sequence ATGGGCCTGCATTTGAAAGAAGGCGCAGACGACGATCTGGCCGAGAACCACGAAATCAACGTCACGCCGTTCATCGACGTGATGCTGGTGCTGTTGATCATCTTCATGGTGGCGGCTCCATTGGCCACCGTGGACATCAAAGTTGACCTGCCCGCCTCGACCGCCAAACCGGCGCCGCGGCCAGAGAAACCGGTGTTCCTCAGCGTCAAGGCTGACCAGCGCCTGTACATCGGCGACGAGGAAGTCAAAGCCGAAACCCTTGGCGCCGTGCTCGACGCCAAGACTCAGGGCAAGAAAGACACCACCATCTTCTTCCAGGCCGATAAAGGCGTGGATTACGGCGACCTCATGAGCGTGATGGACAAGCTGCGCGGCGCCGGTTACCTGAAGGTCGGTCTGGTCGGACTTGAGACGGCAGCCAAGAAATGA
- a CDS encoding helicase — protein MKFRFLLWMMGLLMGKASRTNPAFQQQLGDKDLVFQLQTLDGKVARHFVVKDQRITSKSGVVAEPAFAIAFKDAGYGFATMQAKNKQLAFMQGIQDKSIQLKGNPALVMWFQGLMKYLVPRKAKPKA, from the coding sequence ATGAAATTTCGTTTTCTTCTGTGGATGATGGGTTTGTTGATGGGTAAGGCCAGCCGGACAAATCCTGCGTTCCAGCAGCAGTTGGGTGACAAGGATCTGGTGTTTCAGCTGCAGACGCTGGACGGGAAAGTGGCGCGGCATTTCGTGGTCAAGGATCAGCGCATCACCAGTAAGTCTGGCGTGGTGGCGGAGCCGGCGTTTGCGATTGCGTTTAAAGATGCCGGTTATGGCTTTGCCACGATGCAGGCGAAGAACAAGCAGTTGGCGTTTATGCAGGGGATTCAGGACAAGTCGATCCAGCTCAAGGGCAATCCGGCGCTGGTGATGTGGTTTCAGGGGTTGATGAAGTATTTGGTGCCGAGGAAGGCTAAGCCTAAGGCTTGA
- a CDS encoding SDR family oxidoreductase: MSAPSVLIAGCGDVGSRLAKQLLAAGWEVHGLRRDVSKLPAGVIGVAGDLFNEDCPATWPVGAVDYLVYCAAATDHDEAGYRAAYVQGLQNVLSWLDDYGQVPERLIFVSSSSVYGQQEGEWVDENSETIAAGYSGRLMLEAEQVALNSGIPASILRLTGIYGPGREWLLTQVRRGYRVAVDPPLYGNRIHADDAAGLLAFLLEKARQGVKLEDFYIGVDDAPAPLAEVVGWLREYLGVTEWSEDASVRRTGSKRCSNARAKALGWTPTYPSYREGYAAILEGKC; encoded by the coding sequence ATGTCCGCGCCTTCTGTTTTGATTGCCGGTTGTGGTGATGTCGGCAGTCGTCTGGCCAAGCAATTGCTGGCGGCTGGCTGGGAAGTTCATGGCTTGCGCCGGGATGTTTCGAAGCTGCCTGCTGGGGTGATTGGCGTTGCCGGCGACCTGTTCAACGAAGACTGCCCGGCGACCTGGCCGGTGGGGGCGGTGGACTATCTGGTGTATTGCGCAGCGGCAACCGATCACGATGAAGCCGGTTATCGCGCGGCTTATGTGCAGGGTTTGCAGAATGTTCTGAGTTGGCTCGACGATTACGGGCAAGTGCCTGAGCGGCTGATCTTCGTTTCCAGCAGCAGTGTGTATGGGCAGCAGGAGGGTGAGTGGGTTGATGAGAACTCAGAGACCATCGCTGCCGGTTATTCAGGACGATTGATGCTGGAGGCTGAGCAGGTCGCGCTCAACAGCGGTATTCCGGCAAGCATTCTGCGTTTGACCGGCATCTATGGACCGGGCCGCGAGTGGCTGCTGACTCAAGTGCGTCGCGGCTATCGCGTGGCGGTTGATCCGCCGCTGTATGGCAACCGTATTCATGCCGATGACGCAGCAGGGTTATTGGCGTTTCTGCTGGAAAAGGCTCGGCAGGGCGTGAAGCTGGAGGATTTCTACATCGGTGTCGACGATGCGCCAGCGCCATTGGCGGAAGTCGTGGGCTGGTTGCGTGAGTATCTGGGCGTTACCGAATGGTCTGAAGATGCCAGCGTGCGGCGTACCGGCAGCAAACGCTGCAGCAATGCGCGAGCAAAGGCTCTGGGGTGGACGCCAACGTACCCGAGCTACCGCGAAGGCTACGCCGCGATCCTCGAAGGTAAATGCTGA
- the exbB gene encoding tonB-system energizer ExbB: MTRNQIPASPTNRPRAWSALAALLLSLMLAPTAAFADAQAPATPAATEQSAPAAAPAAPAATDPVQAVDAADVPEVLEADNSLGMAHDLSPWGMYQNADIIVKIVMIGLAIASIITWTIWIAKGFELMGAKRRLRGEIAALKKATTLKEASTTAGKEGTLANLLVHDALEEMRLSVNSREKEGIKERVSFRLERLVAACGRNMSSGTGVLATIGSTAPFVGLFGTVWGIMNSFIGIAKTQTTNLAVVAPGIAEALLATALGLVAAIPAVVIYNVFARSIAGYKAQVSDASAEVLLLVSRDLDHQPERSSQPHMVKVG, encoded by the coding sequence ATGACACGTAATCAAATCCCCGCTTCGCCAACCAATCGACCTCGCGCCTGGAGCGCGCTGGCGGCTCTGCTGCTCAGCCTGATGCTGGCACCGACCGCCGCTTTCGCCGACGCTCAAGCGCCAGCAACGCCAGCTGCCACCGAGCAAAGCGCACCAGCCGCCGCTCCGGCTGCCCCGGCCGCTACCGATCCAGTGCAAGCAGTTGACGCTGCCGACGTCCCTGAAGTTCTCGAAGCCGACAACAGCCTGGGCATGGCCCACGACCTGTCGCCTTGGGGCATGTACCAGAACGCCGACATCATCGTGAAAATCGTGATGATCGGTCTGGCCATCGCTTCCATCATCACCTGGACCATCTGGATCGCCAAAGGCTTCGAGCTGATGGGCGCCAAGCGTCGTCTGCGTGGTGAAATCGCCGCCCTGAAGAAAGCCACCACCCTTAAAGAAGCCAGTACCACTGCCGGCAAGGAAGGCACCCTCGCCAACCTGCTGGTGCACGACGCCCTCGAAGAGATGCGCCTGTCGGTCAACAGCCGCGAGAAGGAAGGCATCAAGGAACGCGTCAGCTTCCGTCTCGAGCGTCTGGTAGCAGCCTGCGGTCGCAACATGAGCAGCGGCACCGGCGTCCTCGCCACTATCGGTTCCACCGCGCCGTTCGTCGGCCTGTTCGGTACCGTATGGGGCATCATGAACTCCTTCATCGGCATCGCCAAAACCCAGACCACCAACCTTGCTGTCGTAGCGCCCGGTATTGCTGAAGCACTGCTGGCCACCGCACTGGGTCTGGTTGCCGCGATTCCAGCCGTGGTGATCTACAACGTCTTCGCCCGCTCCATCGCCGGTTACAAGGCGCAGGTTTCCGACGCCTCGGCAGAAGTTCTGCTGCTGGTCAGCCGTGACCTCGACCACCAGCCTGAGCGCAGCTCGCAGCCGCACATGGTCAAAGTGGGGTAA
- a CDS encoding tetratricopeptide repeat protein produces MFFRFIVLSLGLLTTSYALAAPQVLKEIPASLLGDASRQKVFVLTGDADEASNRLLIAPVQARNEEILLDTSKALPLIKSQYSSALQGVFSVHVLKGRPGVMTVIDPQAEEAVVKQPFVEAGDYIALVTSEEDNAVYNFNLLFAFNRGSKQFELKALLEVANNDSCDRSLVSVVELPVQTLGPITLASFDGREALQKLQVARTGSIEGVRKKLMTVDSADLLDMALAAYRKGYDSSFKDTMSYALMGGGSHDTCPPDSYIAAKYYYPQRPGWSNDLGFLLGEAGYYVESIELLNAVIAHNPERTVAYLNLADSYWAMNDKERAVPAYKQYASRMSEAGKASKIPARVVERSAVAPEA; encoded by the coding sequence ATGTTCTTCCGCTTTATCGTGTTGAGCCTTGGGCTGCTAACCACTTCATACGCACTCGCTGCCCCACAAGTCCTGAAGGAAATTCCGGCTAGCTTGCTGGGTGATGCATCACGGCAAAAGGTATTTGTTCTGACAGGGGATGCGGACGAGGCCTCCAATCGGTTGTTGATCGCGCCGGTGCAGGCACGTAATGAGGAAATTTTGCTCGATACGTCGAAGGCGCTGCCTCTGATCAAGAGTCAGTACTCGTCCGCTCTTCAGGGTGTCTTCAGCGTCCATGTACTCAAAGGTCGCCCTGGCGTCATGACTGTCATTGATCCGCAGGCTGAGGAAGCTGTGGTCAAGCAGCCGTTCGTTGAGGCAGGGGATTACATCGCGCTGGTAACCAGCGAAGAAGATAACGCGGTTTACAACTTCAACCTGTTGTTCGCCTTCAACAGAGGTTCAAAGCAGTTTGAGCTGAAAGCTCTGCTGGAAGTGGCGAACAACGACTCCTGTGATCGGTCGCTTGTCAGCGTAGTGGAGTTGCCGGTGCAGACATTGGGCCCGATCACTCTCGCCTCTTTCGATGGGCGTGAGGCGCTGCAGAAGCTGCAGGTTGCTCGTACTGGCAGTATTGAGGGCGTTAGAAAGAAATTGATGACCGTCGATTCAGCTGATCTGCTGGATATGGCGCTGGCAGCCTACCGAAAGGGTTATGACTCTTCCTTCAAGGATACGATGAGCTACGCGTTGATGGGTGGTGGTTCACATGACACTTGTCCCCCGGATAGCTATATCGCCGCAAAGTACTACTACCCGCAGCGTCCCGGCTGGTCCAACGACCTAGGTTTTCTACTCGGCGAAGCGGGTTACTACGTAGAGTCCATTGAACTGTTGAATGCGGTAATTGCACACAACCCAGAGCGGACGGTGGCTTACCTGAATCTCGCAGATAGCTATTGGGCTATGAACGATAAAGAGCGAGCAGTGCCGGCGTACAAGCAATACGCATCGCGTATGTCGGAAGCGGGAAAGGCTTCGAAGATCCCGGCGAGGGTGGTTGAGCGCAGCGCTGTGGCGCCCGAGGCGTGA
- a CDS encoding aminoacyl-tRNA deacylase and HDOD domain-containing protein — translation MTEAALAPESPHAPSVIRLLLGKLGIAYEEVLDHHGLNASRKVQAVLLDDAVGALMVLFPQSQLLDLNRLAELTGRRLTAVSTERLEKMLGKHSLSLLPGLPALTSSPCLYEESLLREPKLLINSGEPGLLLEIASEDFKTMLTKASAANFGEALSSIRPNLDRPDDDREEITQAVQAFTARRIQQRLEATIEIPPLAETAQKIIKLRVDPNATIDDITGVVETDPALAAQVVSWAASPYYASPGKIRSVEDAIVRVLGFDLVINLALGLALGKTLSLPKDHPQHTTPYWQQSIYTAAVIEGLTRAMPRAQRPEAGLTYLAGLLHNFGYLLLAHVFPPHFSLICRHLEVNPHLCHSYIEQHLLGISREQIGSWLMRYWDMPDELATALRFQHDPSYDGAYAEYPNLVCLAVRLLRSRGIGSGPDEDIPDALLERVGLTRDKANDVVSKVLEAEVLLRELASQFSQA, via the coding sequence ATGACCGAAGCCGCTCTCGCCCCCGAATCCCCGCACGCGCCGTCTGTCATTCGGCTGCTGCTAGGCAAACTCGGGATCGCCTACGAAGAAGTGCTCGACCACCACGGCCTCAATGCATCGCGCAAGGTACAAGCCGTGTTGCTGGACGACGCCGTCGGCGCGCTGATGGTGCTGTTTCCGCAGAGCCAATTGCTCGACCTCAACCGCCTCGCCGAACTGACTGGCCGTCGCCTGACCGCCGTGTCCACCGAGCGCCTGGAAAAGATGCTCGGCAAACACAGCCTGAGCCTGCTGCCAGGCCTGCCGGCGCTGACCAGCTCGCCGTGCCTCTACGAAGAAAGCCTGCTGCGCGAGCCGAAGTTGCTGATCAACTCCGGCGAGCCGGGCCTGCTGCTGGAAATCGCCAGCGAAGACTTCAAGACCATGCTGACCAAGGCCAGCGCCGCCAACTTCGGCGAAGCCCTGAGCAGCATCCGCCCGAACCTCGACCGCCCGGACGATGACCGCGAGGAAATCACCCAGGCCGTGCAAGCGTTCACCGCGCGGCGCATTCAGCAACGGCTGGAAGCGACCATCGAGATTCCGCCGCTGGCCGAGACTGCGCAAAAAATCATCAAACTGCGCGTCGACCCTAACGCCACCATCGACGACATCACCGGCGTCGTCGAAACCGACCCGGCACTGGCCGCGCAAGTGGTGAGCTGGGCGGCGTCGCCGTACTACGCCTCGCCGGGCAAGATTCGTTCGGTGGAAGACGCGATCGTTCGCGTGCTCGGTTTTGATCTGGTGATCAACCTCGCGCTGGGCCTGGCCCTCGGCAAGACCCTGAGCCTGCCCAAAGACCACCCGCAACACACCACACCGTACTGGCAGCAGTCGATCTACACCGCCGCCGTCATCGAAGGCCTGACCCGCGCCATGCCGCGCGCCCAGCGCCCGGAAGCCGGCCTGACCTACTTGGCTGGCTTGCTGCACAACTTCGGTTACCTGCTGCTGGCCCACGTATTCCCGCCGCACTTCTCGCTGATCTGCCGCCACCTGGAGGTCAACCCGCACCTGTGCCACAGCTACATCGAGCAACACCTGCTCGGTATCAGCCGCGAACAGATCGGCTCATGGCTGATGCGCTACTGGGACATGCCCGACGAACTGGCCACCGCCCTGCGCTTCCAGCACGACCCAAGCTATGACGGCGCCTACGCCGAATACCCGAACCTCGTCTGCCTGGCCGTGCGCCTGTTGCGCAGCCGCGGGATTGGCTCTGGGCCGGATGAAGACATCCCGGATGCGCTGCTTGAACGTGTGGGCCTGACCCGCGACAAGGCCAACGACGTCGTCAGCAAAGTCCTCGAAGCCGAAGTCCTGCTGCGTGAACTGGCCTCGCAGTTCAGCCAGGCCTAA
- the recG gene encoding ATP-dependent DNA helicase RecG, producing the protein MTELSQVSVTALKGVGEAMAEKLAKVGLENLQDVLFHLPLRYQDRTRVVPIGALRPGQDAVVEGTVSGADVVMGRRRSLVVRLQDGTGGLSLRFYHFSNAQKEGLKRGTRVRCYGEARPGASGLEIYHPEYRAITGDEPPPVDETLTPVYPLTEGLTQARLRQLCMQTLTLLKPDTLPDWLPTELARDYQLAPLADAIRYLHNPPADADVDELALGHHWAQHRLAFEELLTHQLSQQRLRESMRSLRAPAMPKAKKLPPKYLANLGFNPTGAQQRVGNEIAYDLSQHEPMLRLIQGDVGAGKTVVAALAALQALEAGYQVALMAPTEILAEQHFITFKRWLEPLGIEVAWLAGKLKGKNRVTALEQIASGAPMVVGTHALFQDEVQFKNLALVIIDEQHRFGVQQRLALRQKGVGGRMCPHQLIMTATPIPRTLAMSAYADLDTSILDELPPGRTPVNTVLVTDTRRVEVIERVRGACAEGRQAYWVCTLIEESEELTCQAAETTFEDLTLALGELKVGLIHGRMKPVEKAAVMAEFKAGNLQLLVATTVIEVGVDVPNASLMIIENPERLGLAQLHQLRGRVGRGSAASHCVLLYHPPLSQIGRQRLGIMRETNDGFVIAEKDLELRGPGEMLGTRQTGLLQFKVADLMRDADLLPAVRDAAQALLERWPTHVSPLLDRWLRHGQQYGQV; encoded by the coding sequence ATGACGGAGCTGTCGCAAGTGTCGGTGACGGCACTCAAGGGTGTCGGCGAAGCCATGGCCGAGAAATTGGCCAAGGTCGGTCTGGAGAACCTGCAGGACGTGCTGTTTCACCTGCCGCTGCGCTATCAGGATCGCACCCGTGTGGTGCCGATCGGCGCGCTGCGACCGGGACAGGATGCCGTGGTCGAAGGCACCGTCAGCGGCGCCGACGTGGTCATGGGCCGCCGTCGCAGCCTCGTTGTGCGCTTGCAGGATGGCACCGGCGGTCTCAGCCTGCGCTTCTACCATTTCAGCAACGCGCAGAAAGAAGGCCTCAAGCGCGGCACGCGGGTTCGCTGTTACGGCGAGGCCCGGCCCGGCGCCTCAGGCCTGGAAATCTACCACCCGGAATACCGCGCCATTACTGGTGACGAACCGCCGCCAGTCGATGAAACCCTGACCCCGGTCTATCCGCTCACCGAAGGTCTGACCCAAGCGCGCCTTCGTCAGTTGTGCATGCAGACGTTGACCCTGCTCAAGCCCGACACCCTGCCCGACTGGCTGCCGACCGAACTGGCGCGCGACTATCAATTGGCGCCGCTGGCCGACGCGATCCGCTACCTGCACAACCCGCCTGCCGATGCCGATGTCGACGAACTCGCCCTCGGTCATCACTGGGCGCAGCATCGTCTGGCTTTCGAAGAACTGCTGACCCATCAACTGTCGCAGCAACGTCTGCGCGAAAGCATGCGGTCGCTGCGCGCGCCAGCGATGCCGAAAGCGAAAAAGCTGCCGCCGAAATACCTGGCCAACCTCGGCTTCAACCCGACCGGCGCCCAACAGCGCGTCGGCAACGAAATCGCCTACGACCTCAGCCAGCACGAACCGATGCTGCGGTTGATTCAGGGCGACGTCGGCGCGGGCAAAACCGTGGTCGCCGCCCTCGCCGCACTGCAAGCGCTGGAGGCCGGTTATCAGGTTGCGCTGATGGCGCCGACCGAGATTCTCGCCGAACAACACTTCATCACCTTCAAGCGCTGGCTCGAGCCGCTGGGCATTGAAGTCGCATGGCTGGCCGGCAAGCTCAAGGGCAAGAACCGCGTTACCGCGCTGGAACAGATCGCCAGCGGCGCACCGATGGTGGTCGGCACTCACGCGCTGTTCCAGGACGAAGTGCAGTTCAAGAATCTCGCGCTGGTGATCATCGACGAGCAGCACCGCTTCGGCGTACAGCAACGTCTGGCGCTGCGGCAGAAAGGCGTCGGCGGACGCATGTGCCCGCACCAGTTGATCATGACCGCCACGCCGATTCCACGGACATTGGCGATGAGTGCCTACGCCGACCTCGACACCTCGATCCTCGACGAACTGCCACCCGGACGAACGCCGGTTAACACCGTGCTGGTCACCGACACCCGCCGCGTCGAAGTCATCGAGCGCGTGCGCGGTGCCTGCGCCGAAGGCCGTCAGGCCTATTGGGTGTGCACGCTGATTGAAGAATCCGAAGAGCTGACCTGCCAGGCCGCCGAAACCACGTTTGAAGACCTCACCCTCGCCCTCGGCGAGCTGAAAGTCGGGCTGATTCACGGGCGCATGAAGCCCGTCGAGAAGGCCGCCGTCATGGCCGAATTCAAGGCCGGCAACCTGCAACTGCTGGTCGCCACCACGGTGATCGAAGTCGGCGTCGACGTGCCCAACGCCAGCCTGATGATCATCGAAAACCCCGAGCGCCTCGGCCTCGCGCAACTGCACCAGCTGCGTGGCCGTGTCGGCCGGGGCAGCGCCGCCAGCCATTGCGTGCTGCTCTACCATCCGCCGCTGTCGCAGATCGGTCGCCAGCGCCTGGGCATCATGCGCGAGACCAACGACGGTTTCGTCATCGCCGAAAAAGACCTCGAACTGCGCGGCCCCGGGGAAATGCTCGGCACCCGCCAGACCGGCCTGCTGCAATTCAAAGTCGCCGACCTGATGCGCGACGCCGACCTGCTGCCCGCCGTCCGCGACGCCGCGCAAGCCTTGCTGGAACGCTGGCCAACCCACGTCAGCCCATTACTCGATCGCTGGTTGCGCCACGGGCAGCAATACGGCCAAGTGTGA